A single window of Usitatibacter rugosus DNA harbors:
- a CDS encoding glutamine synthetase family protein — protein MAKDVVEAIRKSNAGKVKVAVSDIDGVLRGKYLHRDKFFSAVDGGFGFCDVVFGWDMHDQCYDNAQLTGWQHGFPDALARLDLSTHRKVPWDNNVDFFLGDFVTADGKPHPACPRQTLKRVLARAEKMGFGAMVGAEYEFFNFAETPQSWNEKKGVGPTTLTPGMFGYSLLRANLNREYFNALMDECAAFGIPIEGLHTETGPGVYEVAIQFSEALEQADRALLFKTAAKEIGHRFGIMPSFMAKWNASYPGCSGHLHQSLTDGKKNLFHDAKGKNGGMSKLFESYLAGQCAVLMEMAPMFWPTINSYKRLVDGFWAPVKPTWAVDNRTASFRVIPGSSKSMRLETRCPGADMNPYLATAAVIAAGLHGVEKGFKLTQKPIHGSNQGSEHIPRAPRTLIETTRNLKQSKVARDWFGDEFVDHFAATREWEWRQWLDAVTDWELKRYFEII, from the coding sequence ATGGCGAAGGATGTCGTCGAAGCAATCCGCAAGTCGAACGCAGGCAAGGTCAAGGTCGCGGTCTCGGACATCGACGGCGTCCTGCGCGGCAAGTACCTCCATCGCGACAAATTCTTCTCCGCGGTCGATGGGGGCTTCGGCTTCTGCGACGTCGTATTCGGCTGGGACATGCACGACCAGTGCTACGACAACGCGCAGCTCACGGGATGGCAGCACGGCTTCCCGGATGCATTGGCGCGGCTCGACCTCTCCACCCACCGCAAGGTGCCGTGGGACAACAACGTCGACTTCTTCCTCGGCGATTTCGTCACCGCCGACGGCAAGCCCCACCCCGCCTGCCCACGCCAGACGCTGAAGCGCGTGCTCGCCCGCGCCGAGAAGATGGGCTTCGGCGCGATGGTCGGCGCCGAGTACGAGTTCTTCAACTTCGCCGAGACGCCGCAGAGCTGGAACGAGAAGAAGGGCGTGGGACCCACCACGCTGACGCCCGGCATGTTCGGCTACTCGCTGCTGCGCGCGAACCTGAATCGTGAATATTTCAATGCGCTCATGGACGAATGCGCGGCGTTCGGCATTCCCATCGAGGGCCTGCACACCGAGACCGGGCCGGGTGTGTACGAGGTGGCGATCCAGTTTTCCGAAGCGCTCGAGCAAGCCGACCGCGCGCTGCTCTTCAAGACCGCGGCCAAGGAGATCGGCCATCGCTTCGGGATCATGCCGTCGTTCATGGCGAAGTGGAACGCGAGCTACCCGGGCTGCTCGGGCCATTTGCACCAGAGCCTCACCGACGGCAAGAAGAACCTCTTCCACGACGCGAAGGGGAAGAACGGCGGCATGTCGAAGCTCTTCGAGAGCTACCTCGCCGGCCAGTGCGCGGTGCTGATGGAGATGGCGCCGATGTTCTGGCCCACCATCAATTCGTACAAACGCCTCGTCGACGGTTTCTGGGCACCGGTGAAGCCCACGTGGGCCGTGGACAACCGCACGGCCTCGTTCCGCGTGATCCCCGGATCATCGAAGTCGATGCGCCTCGAGACACGATGCCCCGGCGCCGACATGAACCCCTATCTCGCGACGGCCGCCGTCATCGCCGCCGGACTACACGGCGTGGAGAAGGGATTCAAGCTCACGCAGAAGCCGATCCACGGCAGCAACCAGGGCTCGGAGCACATTCCCCGTGCTCCGCGCACGCTGATCGAGACCACGCGCAACCTCAAGCAATCGAAGGTCGCGCGGGACTGGTTCGGTGACGAGTTCGTCGACCACTTCGCCGCCACCCGCGAGTGGGAGTGGCGGCAGTGGCTGGATGCCGTGACGGACTGGGAATTGAAGCGCTACTTCGAGATCATCTAG
- a CDS encoding Na/Pi cotransporter family protein, with protein sequence METLLNLMASVALLVWGTHIVRTGILRVFGANLRRFLSRSVATRPSAFLSGLAVTALVQSSSATALIASSFVAQGLIALGPALVIMLGADVGTALMALVLSLDLRWISPIFIFFGVVFFLSRKNTRAGQLGRVAIGLGLILLALQLVNQATAPITQAQGVKVIFASLSGDMLLDILIGAVFTILSWSSLAMVLLSASLTASGVITVPEGMALVLGSNIGSGILALLVNLRTPGEGRRVAVGNLIFKAVGCVIFLFGMQYAIRVISNFDLDPGRQVLHFHVLFNLTIAVLFFFLTDKVAALVTRFVPGVASNVAQVEPRHLDSGALGTPALALANAARETLRIGDLIEQMLNGMLKVIKTDDKALVDQMIRLDDDVDRLYTAVKLYLTQISREALDERDGRRWTEIMQLTINLEHVGDILEGTFQALRDKKIGQRLQFSQEGMKELEEMHEKLIENLRLGLSVFLNGDLKSAQMLIAEKEQFRDLERKYSGTHLDRLSGQSVQSIETSSLHLDIISDMRRINSFFCSTAYPILEQAGQLRSSRLRSGMSTGVFAAAVPVPAANPTPAEAENGSHPPRHREAL encoded by the coding sequence TTGGAAACTCTCCTCAACCTGATGGCGAGCGTGGCCCTGCTGGTGTGGGGCACGCACATCGTCCGCACCGGCATCCTGCGTGTCTTCGGCGCCAACCTGCGCCGGTTCCTCTCCCGGAGCGTGGCCACCCGCCCCTCGGCGTTCCTCTCCGGCCTCGCGGTGACGGCGCTCGTGCAGTCCTCCAGCGCCACGGCGCTGATCGCGAGCTCCTTCGTGGCCCAGGGCCTGATCGCCCTCGGCCCGGCCCTCGTGATCATGCTGGGCGCGGATGTCGGCACGGCGCTGATGGCGCTGGTGCTCTCGCTCGACCTGCGCTGGATCTCGCCGATCTTCATCTTCTTCGGCGTGGTCTTCTTCCTGTCGCGCAAGAACACGCGCGCCGGCCAGCTCGGGCGCGTGGCCATCGGCCTGGGGCTCATCCTGCTGGCGCTGCAGCTCGTGAACCAGGCCACCGCGCCCATCACGCAGGCGCAAGGCGTGAAGGTGATCTTCGCCTCGCTCTCGGGCGACATGCTGCTGGACATATTGATCGGCGCGGTGTTCACCATCCTCTCGTGGTCCAGCCTCGCGATGGTGCTGCTCTCCGCCTCGCTGACGGCCTCCGGCGTGATCACGGTGCCCGAGGGCATGGCGCTGGTGCTGGGCTCCAACATCGGCAGCGGCATCCTCGCGCTCCTGGTGAACCTCCGCACCCCCGGCGAGGGACGGCGCGTGGCCGTCGGCAACCTCATCTTCAAGGCTGTGGGCTGCGTCATCTTCCTCTTCGGAATGCAATACGCGATCCGCGTCATCTCGAACTTCGACCTCGATCCCGGCCGGCAGGTGCTGCACTTCCACGTACTCTTCAACCTCACCATCGCGGTGCTGTTCTTCTTCCTCACCGACAAGGTCGCCGCGCTCGTCACGCGCTTCGTGCCCGGCGTGGCGTCGAACGTGGCCCAGGTGGAGCCGCGCCACCTGGACAGCGGCGCGCTCGGCACGCCCGCCCTCGCGCTGGCCAACGCGGCTCGCGAAACGCTTCGCATCGGCGACCTGATCGAGCAGATGCTGAACGGCATGCTCAAGGTCATCAAGACCGACGACAAGGCGCTGGTCGACCAGATGATCAGGCTGGACGACGACGTGGACCGCCTCTACACGGCGGTCAAGCTCTACCTCACGCAGATCAGCCGCGAGGCGCTCGACGAGCGCGACGGCCGGCGCTGGACCGAGATCATGCAGCTCACCATCAACCTCGAGCACGTGGGCGACATCCTCGAGGGCACCTTCCAGGCCCTGCGCGACAAGAAGATCGGCCAGCGGCTGCAGTTCTCCCAGGAAGGCATGAAGGAGCTGGAGGAGATGCACGAGAAGCTGATCGAGAACCTGCGGCTCGGCCTCTCGGTGTTCCTGAACGGGGACCTGAAGAGCGCCCAGATGCTGATCGCGGAGAAGGAGCAGTTCCGCGACCTCGAGCGCAAGTATTCCGGCACGCACCTGGACCGCCTCTCGGGGCAGTCGGTGCAGTCGATCGAGACCAGCTCGCTGCACCTGGACATCATCAGCGACATGCGCCGCATCAATTCCTTCTTCTGCTCCACGGCGTATCCGATCCTCGAGCAGGCCGGCCAGCTTCGCAGCAGCCGCCTGCGCTCCGGCATGTCCACCGGGGTCTTCGCCGCCGCCGTCCCTGTCCCTGCCGCCAATCCCACTCCCGCGGAGGCCGAAAATGGCTCTCACCCTCCCCGACATCGAGAAGCTCTTTAA
- the phnY gene encoding phosphonoacetaldehyde dehydrogenase, with protein MSAVLKSSRVIEVHSPFTGTVSGTVPMATVDDVRQAFATARAYKSKLTRYDRASILQKAATLLRERVEAASDLITSESGLCKKDSIYEVGRVCDVLNFSATEALKDDGQSFSCDLTPHGKNRRVFTKREPLLGAISAITPFNHPMNQVAHKVAPSIATNNRMVLKPSEKTPLSAIYLAELLYEAGLPKPMFTIVTGDPREIADELITNVDVDLVTFTGGVSVGKYIASKAGYRRIVLELGGNDPIIVMEDADLEEAATLAVQGSYKNSGQRCTAVKRMLVQESVAERFVDLVVQKTKAWSYGNPTDRKMEMGTVIDEAAAKQFEARVNEAVAQGARLLVGNLRQGALYSPTVLDNVKPEMTVVKQETFGPVSPIIRFGNIDEAIAISNGTAYGLSSAVCTNRLDYVMKFVAELQVGTVNVREVPGYRLELTPFGGIKDSGLGYKEGVQEAMKSFTNLKTFSLPGA; from the coding sequence ATGAGCGCCGTCCTGAAGTCTTCGCGCGTCATCGAGGTGCACAGCCCGTTCACGGGCACCGTGTCCGGGACCGTGCCCATGGCCACCGTGGACGACGTGCGCCAGGCCTTCGCCACGGCACGCGCCTACAAGTCGAAGCTCACGCGCTATGACCGCGCCTCGATCCTGCAGAAAGCCGCCACGCTCCTGCGCGAACGCGTGGAGGCCGCCTCCGACCTCATCACGTCCGAGTCGGGCCTGTGCAAGAAGGATTCGATCTACGAAGTGGGCCGTGTCTGCGACGTGCTCAACTTCAGCGCCACCGAGGCCCTGAAGGACGACGGCCAGTCCTTCTCGTGCGATCTCACGCCCCACGGCAAGAACCGCCGCGTCTTCACCAAGCGCGAGCCGCTGCTGGGCGCCATCTCCGCGATCACGCCGTTCAACCACCCGATGAACCAGGTGGCGCACAAGGTCGCGCCGTCGATCGCCACGAACAATCGGATGGTGCTGAAGCCCTCCGAGAAGACGCCGCTCTCCGCGATCTACCTCGCCGAGCTGCTCTACGAAGCCGGCCTGCCGAAGCCGATGTTCACCATCGTGACGGGCGACCCGCGCGAGATCGCCGACGAGCTGATCACCAACGTGGACGTGGACCTGGTGACCTTCACCGGTGGCGTCTCGGTCGGCAAGTACATCGCGTCCAAGGCCGGCTACCGCCGCATCGTGCTCGAGCTGGGCGGCAACGACCCGATCATCGTCATGGAAGACGCCGACCTCGAGGAGGCCGCCACGCTGGCGGTGCAAGGTTCGTACAAGAACAGCGGCCAGCGCTGCACGGCGGTCAAGCGCATGCTGGTCCAGGAGAGCGTCGCGGAACGCTTCGTCGACCTCGTGGTCCAGAAGACGAAGGCGTGGAGCTACGGCAACCCCACGGACCGCAAGATGGAGATGGGCACGGTGATCGACGAGGCCGCGGCCAAGCAGTTCGAGGCGCGCGTGAACGAGGCGGTGGCGCAAGGCGCGCGGCTGCTCGTGGGCAACCTCCGCCAGGGCGCGCTCTACTCCCCCACCGTGCTGGACAACGTGAAGCCGGAGATGACCGTCGTGAAGCAGGAAACCTTCGGCCCGGTGTCGCCGATCATCCGCTTCGGAAACATCGATGAAGCCATCGCCATTTCCAATGGCACGGCCTACGGACTCTCCTCGGCCGTCTGCACCAACCGCCTGGACTACGTCATGAAGTTCGTGGCCGAGCTGCAGGTCGGTACGGTGAACGTGCGCGAAGTGCCGGGCTACCGCCTGGAGCTCACGCCTTTCGGAGGCATCAAGGACTCGGGCCTCGGCTACAAGGAAGGCGTGCAGGAAGCGATGAAGAGCTTCACCAACCTGAAGACCTTCAGCCTGCCGGGGGCCTAG
- a CDS encoding phosphonate degradation HD-domain oxygenase, with protein MALTLPDIEKLFKAHGHIEYSGEGVTQLEHALQCAQLAESEGAGDALVAAAFLHDLGHMLNPQGESPTVRGIDDQHQYFAVPFIRPLFPPDVVEPIRLHVDAKRALCALEPGYYDALSADSKRSLELQGGTYTPEEARIFAAKPYARDAMRVRRWDDQAKVHGKPTPDLQHYLGIVSRCVR; from the coding sequence ATGGCTCTCACCCTCCCCGACATCGAGAAGCTCTTTAAGGCCCACGGACACATCGAGTACAGCGGCGAGGGCGTGACGCAGCTCGAGCACGCCCTGCAATGCGCCCAGCTCGCGGAATCCGAGGGCGCCGGCGACGCACTGGTGGCCGCCGCGTTCCTCCACGACCTGGGCCATATGCTGAACCCCCAGGGCGAGTCGCCGACCGTTCGCGGCATCGACGATCAACACCAGTACTTCGCGGTGCCGTTCATCCGCCCGCTCTTCCCGCCCGATGTGGTCGAACCCATCCGCCTGCACGTGGATGCCAAGCGCGCGCTCTGTGCGCTGGAGCCGGGCTACTACGACGCGCTCTCCGCCGATTCGAAGCGCTCCCTCGAGCTCCAGGGCGGCACCTACACGCCCGAGGAAGCCAGGATCTTCGCCGCCAAGCCCTATGCCCGCGATGCGATGCGCGTGCGCCGCTGGGACGACCAGGCCAAGGTCCACGGCAAGCCCACACCCGACCTCCAGCACTACCTCGGTATCGTCTCCCGCTGCGTCCGATAA